AGATCCCGACAAGAACACCAGTTCAGACAATGTGCTCTACTTGGCCAAACAGGAGATCAGTGAAGAGACCACCCTGTTGGAATTTGAGGTGAAGGGCAAACCGAGCATTGCTGGCTTTGATCCCTATATCAAGATGATCGACAAAAACCCGGACGACAATCTGTTGGCAATAGAGGCACTTTAGGGCTCTTGTCACTAATTTCCCGGCCACCTAGGGGGTGGCTGGGAAAAACTTCACTCGTTTTCGTTGGAAAAACTCAGACAAGCACTGGTCAAATACTACTCAATTTGTGCTAGAATGCGCCACCTTCCCTCAGGTGGAAACCAATAACTCTAACAATCTGTGAGTAGTCGATGTCCGCACTTTCAGCCCTTGATGAAAACCCGCAACCAACAGGCACGCTTACCCTGCAAACCCTGGCTATGCCCCGTGATACCAACCCCCAGGGGGATGTATTCGCTGGTTGGCTGATGTCGCAAATGGACCTGGCTGGAGCAATCTTGGCCCAAAGCATTGCACGCGGCAGGGTAACTACCGTAGCGGTCGGCAGTATGGTGTTCTTACGCCCGGTTCCGGTTGGCTCTACGGTCAGCTGCTATGCCGAGGCTATAGAGGTAGGGCGTTCCTCTATTAGAACAATGGTTGAGGTATGGCTGACACGGGTGGACTCTGGTGAGCAGGTAAAGGTCACTGAGGGTGAGTTTGTTTTTGTCGCTATCGACGATAGAGGACATACCAGACCACTGCCCTGAAACGACTTACAAAACTATTTCGGGAAACTGCCTTAAACCAGTTTCCCTTCTATGATATTAATTTTGCCTTTTATTCCTGTTTCTTGCTTTCCCCATCAAGTTCGCGCGCCTGGTAATAAGCCTCTTCACTTATCTGGTGATAGGGTCGCACATCCCGCTCAAAATCCTTAAAGGCTTTATAGATACGCGCAAATTCTGGGTCCTTATTTGCGGTCTCTTGCATCAGTTGAGTATTGATCTGCTTTAAATGGGCAAGCACATCATCTGGCAAACGCTTAACTTTGACTCCATGTGTTTCCACCAGCTCACGCAGGGCGCGATTATTACGAGCGGTGTACTCATCCAACATGTCCTGGTTTGCTTCGCGGGCAGCCACGCGCACAATGGCCTGTAGGTCTTTGGGCAATTTCTCAAAGGCTTTTTTATTGACGATAAATTCCATCATTGAGCCGGGTTCATGCCAGCCGGGATAGTAGTAGTACTCGGCAACCTGATGGAAACCGAAAGCGAGATCGTTATAAGGTCCAACCCACTCGGTCGCATCAATAACACCAGTCTGCAGCGCGGTATAGAGTTCACCACCGGGAATAGTCACAGCGGTACCGCCGGCCCGGTTTAATACTTCACCGCCCAGACCGGGAATTCGCATTTTTAAGCCCTGCAAATCCTTAACAGAGTTAATCGGTTTGTTAAACCAGCCGGCCATCTGTACCCCAGTAGAGCCACCCGCTAGGGGGATCAGGTTGAACGGTTCATAAATCTCTTTCCAGAGTTCCAAACCACCACCGTGGTGCAGCCAGCCATTCATTTCCTGGGCGTTTAAACCAAACGGTACCGCGGTAAAAAACTGGGCCGCTGGAATCTTGCCTTTCCAATAATAGGCGGCACCATGTCCCATCTGTGCAGCGCCCTCAGATACCGCACCAAAAATACCCAGAGCGGGTACCAGCTCACCTGCACCATAAACTTTAATTTTGAGGCGGCCGGAGGACATCAACTCAACGTTTTTTGCAAAGCGCTCCGGGGCTTGGCCGAGGCCGGGGAAATTTTTTGGCCAAGTGGTAACAAGCTTCCACTCAAACAACTCTTTGTTGCCATTATCGGAAAAATGTTGTGCAGGGCCCTGTGCCACACGGGAAGTGACCAGTGCAGCAAAGGTAATAACGAGCAGGGCGATAAGGCCCAAAATAATAGCGGGATACCAGTTAACTTTTTTCATCGCTTTTAATTATCTTTTTTCTTGTAAGGCGCTGATCATCGATAAATGATCTTTTTTAAATGGTCGGGATTTTGGGAAAAACCAAAATCAGTGCAGAAAAAATTTCTAATCTGACTTGGTTTTTATCAAAGCAAACAATCTATAAAGGCTGCAGCTTAGCCATAGCCACTACCAGCCATTTACTGCCAACATCATCGAAATTGACCTGTACACGTGTACGGGGGCCATTACCTTCGAACTGCACTACGGTGCCCTCGCCGAACCTGACATGCTCAACCCGGCCACCCAGTGCCAATGGTGGTAAATCATCGAAATCTGGCGCCGGGTCGGAAAACTGGCCCACCTTGCCATAATCCGCCTGGTAGAGGGGACGGGAAATTTCGGTCTTCAAGCGCACTTCGTGCACCAAATTTGGCGGAATCTCACCGATAAAGCGAGACGGACTGTTGTAGGTCTCGCTGCCAAACAGGCGCCGGTTTTCCGCGTAGGTAATATACAGTTTACACATGGCGCGGGTGATACCCACGTAGCAGAGGCGCCGCTCTTCCTCCATACGGCCGGGCTCCTGTGCAGACATCTTGTGGGGGAACAGGTTTTCCTCCACGCCCGCCATAAACACCAAAGGAAATTCCAGGCCCTTGGCAGAGTGCAGGGTCATCAGCTGGACGGCATCTTCAAACTCATCCGCCTGGCCTTCACCGGCATCGAGGGCGGCGCTGTCGAGGAACTGGTTAAGAAGAGGGATTTCCTCCTCATCTTCCTCCCCCTCGGGCAGGTCCACACCGGCAAAAGAGCGACAAGCAGTGACCAATTCCTGCAAGTTCTCCACCCGCGTCTGGCCCTTCTCACCTTTTTCTTTGCCGTGGAATTCCAGCAGGCCGCTAGTCTCGATCACATCCTCGGCAATGGCATCCAGCTCTTTATCTTCCGCATTTGCAGCCAGCTGGTTGATCAGATCCAGAAAGCTCTGCAGAGCATTACCGGCGCGCGCAGCCAGTACGCGCTGTTGCAACATCAGCTTGGCCGCCTGCCACAAGGAACAGCCCTGCTCGCGAGCAAAGGAGCGCACCATTTCCACCGTGCGCGCACCAATGCCACGAGTGGGGGTATTCACCACCCGTTCAAATGCAGTGTCATCATTGCGATTGCTGATCAGGCGCAGGTAGGACAGGGCATTTTTGATTTCCAGGCGATCGTAGAAGCGCTGGCCACCGTAGATACGGTAGGGCACCTGTTCGCGCAGTAGCCCCTCTTCAAGCACCCGGGATTGGGCGTTGGAGCGGTAGAGGATGGCAATGCTGTCGCGGCGATTGCCATCGCGCACCCAATCATTGATACGCTCGACGATAAAGCGCGACTCATCCTGCTCGTTGTAGGCGGCGTAGACGGCGATGGGCTCGCCTTCTTCCCCCTTGGTCCACAACTCCTTGCCCAGACGACCGCTGTTATTGGCGATCACCGCGTTGGCCGCATTCAGAATGGTGGAGGTGGAGCGATAATTCTGCTCCAGGCGTACCGTCTGCACTTCACGCAGATCTGTAGAAAAGTGCTGGATATTCTCGATCTTGGCGCCGCGCCAACCGTAAATGGACTGGTCATCGTCACCCACAGCGGTGATATGGCACTGTTCCCCTGCGAGCAGGCGCAACCAAGCGTATTGAATCGTGTTGGTATCCTGGAACTCATCCACCAGGATATGGGGGAAACGCCGGCGGTAGTGGGCCAGAATACTGTCGTTATTCAGCCAAAGTTCGTGGGCGCGCAGCAGCAACTCGCCAAAATCTACCAGCCCACCGCGCTGACAGGCCTCTTCATAGGCGAAGTAGATGCGCACCATGGTCTGCAACCAGGGATCGGCGCCGGCATTGATATATTGCGGGCGCAGGCCTTCATCTTTCTGCGCGCCAATCCACCACTGGGTTTCCCGCGGCGGCCACTTTTTATCGTCCAGCCCCAGATCTGCCTGTACCCGCTTGATCAGGCGCAGCTGGTCGTCGGAATCCAGAATCTGGAAGTTCTGCGGCAACTTGGCTTCTTGCCAGTGGGCTTTGAGCAGGCGGTGAGCCAGGCCGTGGAAAGTGCCCACCCACATGCCAAAGGTATTCACCCCCAGCAACTCTTCGATACGGGCGCGCATCTCGCGGGCCGCCTTGTTGGTAAAGGTCACCGCCATAATGGAGTAGGGCGAGGCGCCCTCCACCTGCATTAGCCAAGCGATGCGGTGTACCAGCACCCGGGTCTTGCCCGAGCCGGCACCGGCCAGAACCAATTGATTGCCGGGCGCGGCAGCTACCGCTTCGCGCTGGGCGTCGTTGAGGGGGTCTAAAATCTGAGATACGTCCATGGGCGAAGATTGTACCAGAGCTGCTGTATAAGACCTGTGTAAATAAACAGGATTTTACCCCGGCTGACAATGCAAAGCCCCTCGCCAGCCGGGGGCGCAGCGGCTAAACTGCGCCAACTGGCATAGAGAAGGAAGTCCTGTGAAACCGGCGGAAGTAACGCAACGAATCAGTGAGCAACTGTCATCCATGCGCAAATCTGAGCGCAAGGTGGCGGAGTATATTCTCGCCAATCCCGATGAAATTATTCATATGCGCATCGTCGACCTGGCCACCGAGGCCCAGGTGAGCGAGCCGACCGTGGTGCGCTTTTGTCGCGCCGTGGGCTGTTCCGGCTTCCAGGAGTTCAAGTTGAACCTGGCGCAACAGCTGGCTTCCAGCCCCAGCTTCGGCCAAATCGCGGTGACCGAGACCGACACCATTGCCGAGTACAAACGCAAGGTGTTCGACTCAACAGTAGATACTCTGCTAAAAGTGCGCGATAGAATTGACGACCGCGCCCTTGAGGCCGCTGTCACTGCGATGGCCGCTTCCAAGCGGGTGGAATTCTTCGGCTTTGGCGCCTCTGGTGCTGTCGCCGCCGATGCCCAGCACAAGTTCTTCCGCCTGCAATTGGCCACCGCCGCCCACTCGGACCACCACATCCAGAATATGTCAGCCATGTCTATGCAGCCGGGCGATGTAGTCGTGGCTATCTCCCAGAGTGGCCGCACCAAGGCACTACTGCGCTCCATGAGCATGGCAAAGGAGCAGGGCGCTCTGGTGGTTGGCCTGGCACCCAGCGGTTCGCCGGTGGCACAGCAGGCCAGTATCCCGCTAGAAGTGGATGTGGAAGAAGATATTGAGATCTATACACCACTGTCCTCACGCATCGCCCACCTAGTGGTGATTGATGTGCTCGCCATCGGCGTTGCCCAGCGCAAAGGCCCCCAGTTGCAAGAGCACCTACTAAAGCTGAAGCAGGGCCTGTACACATTGCGGGAAGACAAACACTGAGGGAAATTTGCAAGAATGCGGCACTGGATAATGTGTCACAGCCCCTCTACCATGCCTGCTGTATCCGGCAATCTACTGCCACTGCCAACAAGTGCCCCTAGCCGTTCCAGAGCAATTCCATGACATCCACCGCATTATCCGCTGAGCAAAAAGCACCGCGCTGGTTGGTGGTATGGCTAGCGGCGCTGGTCTCCCTGACGCCATTTTCCATCGACAGTTACTTGCCGGCTATCCCGGCCATGGCCGGTGCGCTCGATACCGAAGTGGAGCGGGTGCAGTATTCGGTCTCCAGCTTTTTACTGGGTTTTGCCCTAGGCCAGCTCTTCGGCGGCCCTCTCTCCGATCGTTGGGGCAGGCGACTGGTCGGCACTATCGGCCTGTGCATTTATATCGTCAGTTCACTGCTGATCCTGTTTGCCGACCATGTCGATCAACTGATTATCCTGCGTTTTTTCCAGGCCGTGGGGGGCGGTTTTGCTACAGTGATTTGCGCCGCCATAGTGCGCGATCTGCACAGTGGGCGTGAAGCCGCCAAAATTATTTCTATGATCAGTACCATCATGCTGATCGCCCCCCTGATCGCTCCAGTAATCGGCTCTCTACTGCTCGCAGTGGGTGGCTGGCAGAGTATTTTTGTATTCCTGCTACTGTACGCCGCTGCCATGCTGCTATTAGTGCGCTTACTGTTACCAGAAACTGTATCGCGTTTTACCCGCGCGCGGCGCCAGTTGATGCCATTAGCTTCACTGATTTCCACTTATGGACAAGTGCTACGCAACCGCCGCGCCCTCGGTTTTCTCGGCGCCCAGGCCTGTGTCAGTGGTTCGATGTTTATCTATATCACCACCGCACCCTTTGTCTTTATGGACTACTTCAGTGTCAGTCCGAGCCGCTTCCCGCTATTCTTTGGCGCCTGTATTCTGGGGCTGATCTGTATGGTGCAGGTCAATATCCGCCTGCTCAACCTGTTCCAGCCGCGCAATATTTTATTGGCTGGCGTCACCCTGCAGATGCTCGGCTGTGGTTTGCTATTACTCGGCACTCTGACCGGTATTAAAGAGCTGACTCTGTGGATGGTACCTCTGGTATTGGTAATGAGCTGTATCGGTATTACTGGGCCCAATGCCGCCGCCTGTTATCTGGAGTTTTTTCCCAAAATCAGCGGCAGCGCCAACGCCCTGTATGGCGCCACAATTTTTATCACTGGCGGTGTGCTGGGCGGATTAGTAAGCAGCCTGCACACAGGCACCCTGGTTCCTATTGCCGCGTCCATGTTTGGGTGTGCAGTAGTGGCCCTGTTCTCCACTTTGGTAATTGCTCAAGCGCGCAAACCCATCGACTCGGATATACCAATCACCAGGCGTTTTACCCCGCGTTGAGGAGTCTGTTTTGTGTTCATCTATTGAAAAGGGGGTATTTCGGCCCGGCTATATTGGCTAAATACTCAGGGACCATATTTGCCACTTCTGTTCCGGAGCTCCACCTAGTTGTTGATAAAAAGCTTGTGCATCTACATTAGTAGAAAGAACTTCCCACTTTATTTTGGCACTACCCCGCTCATAGGCCTCTTTTATTAAAAACCCCATCAATGCCCTTCCTACCCCTTTACGGCGATACTCTTTGTTACCAACTACGTAAAGTTCTTTAATCCACAACCAGGGAGTTAAATCATAGGTAAAGGGAAGGGCATAAAAAACCAGGTAGCCAATAGCTACACCGCTGTCTTCGGCCACTAAACATTGAAAGTCTGCCCGCTTAAATAGCCGATTATTTAATTCTTCCTCAGTAACCTTGAACTTATCTAAGTAGCCTTCGAATTTAGCTAACCCACGCATCATCTCCAATAGTTCGGGAATATCACTAGGCTTTGCGTTACGTATAAGCATTTATTTGTTGCCAAATTTGATGGATTGGTAGAGGGTGCAATCTTCACCCTCTTTGTTTCTGGCCTTGAGAGATAGAATCTCACTTTGATCTTAGGCGCTGATAGTTTCCTTTTCTCCCACCAGTTTGAACCCTTCATCTATCCATCCGGTTATACCACCAATCATTTTTTTCACTGGAAGCCCCAATTTTGCCAACCGGACAGCAGCCTTCTCTGTTGCATTGCAATGGGGCCCGGCGCAGTAAACGACGAACAAAGTGGAATCTAGATAGCGAGATACAAGCTCTTTATTGATGTGCTGATAGGGTAGGGACTCAGCGCCCAAAATGTGCCCCTGACGAAAGGCTTCTTCACCACGAACATCCAACAGCACGAAGTCCTGGCGCCCATTGGTTAGGGCATGATGAACATCCCAGCAGTCCGCCTCAAAGGCCATCAGTTCTTGGAAATGTTGCAGGGCTTTTTGGCTGCTAGCTGGGGCAATACGACTTACAGCAGAACTCATAATTATCTCCTTGGTTAACACTCACTCTTTGTCATATATGTATTCTGTTCTCTGGCTATTTATTTAACGATTGGCTTAAAAGCCATATAGCGTTAAATTTGAGCCAATCTGGGTCATCGAAGTGAGAAATCAAGGGAGGGCATGATGGATAAGGGAAAAGCAAAGCGCGTAGCGATTCTGGTTCATCATCAGGTTGCCTTATTTGAACTTGGCTGCGCGACCGAACTGTTCTGTTTACCCCGCCCCTGTACCGATACGCTCTATGAGGGAGAGGTTGTTTCCTTCACTGCCAAGGCACAGCTGGGGCTTGGGGGGGTATCCCTACAGTGCAGACAAGTGAGCAGCCTGATGGATTACGATTTGTTAGTCGTACCCAGCTGGCCGACTACACCACAAACCAAGGGCTGCTCCCTACAATCTGTATACGCTGCTGTGGAAGCCTTTGCGGCGGAACGCCGGCAAATTCTGACTTTTTGTTCTGGCGCATTTTTACCTGCCGAAATTGGTTTGCTGGATGGAAGGCAAGCCACCACGCATTGGCGCTATGCGAATACCTTTAAAAAGCGATTCCCCAAAGTAGAGTATGTAGGGGATGTACTTTATGTCTGGCAGGACAAATTGGCCTGTTCTGCAGGAAGCTCAGCAGCAATAGATTTGGGTATAGAGTATTTACGGCGTAGCCATGGTTATGAATTGGCTAATTCTGTAGCCAAGCGCCTGGTGATGGCTCCTCATCGGCAGGGAGGACAGGCCCAGTTTGTAGAGACCCCAGTTTCCAAGCGGCCCGATCATTTCGCGGGCGCCCTGGATTGGGCCCTTGCCAACCTGGATAAACCCATCATGGTGGGCGACTTGGCGAAACAAGCGCATCTCTCTCGTCGCAGTTTCGATAGAAAATTTCGCCAATCCATGGGGCTGGCCCCTAAAGAATGGTTAACGCAACAACGGCTTCGTGTAGCGCAAAAAGCTCTGGAGTCAGGCAGTGAGACCATTGATCATGCAGCACAAGTTTCTGGTTTTGAGAGCAGTGCAACCCTTCGCCATCATTTCCGTAAAGCTTTCGGTATCTCTCCGGGTCAGTACCAACGACAATTTGCCTGTCCAGATAAGGCTGAAGATATGTGTAGGGAGTAAATAAATCGAGGACTATTCCTGAACGGGATAAGATGCTTTCAGTGAGTACAGCCACAACTTCGACCAACGCTAGCGGAGCTGATGCACTGTTTATTTGGCGGCAATATACTCTTGGGCCCTCAATCTAACTGAGATTTTCCTCTTGCAAGGCGTGCTGAACTGCCGGGCGCGCTGCCATACGTTCCTGAAAAGCCTGTAACCTGGGCCAACGTGTCATATCAAAATCCTGCACCTTGAGCCAGCGGTTTATCAGGTAGAGATACGCATCCACGACAGATAAAGAATTCCCCAGCAGGTAGTCGTTCTGTAGCTGCTCTTCAATATAATCCATGCGACGTAGAATCCTTTCCCGAGCTTTTTTCTTTTCTTCCTCAGTGCCTTTCCAAAACAGGGGCAAGAAAGATTTATGAACCTCCGCGCTAATAAAATTCAACCACTCCAACAAGCGGTAATGGTCCAAAGTGCCCAACGGTGGCGCCAAACCGGCATCGGGCTTTTGCTCGGCGAGAAACTGCATAATAGCGACGCCCTCTGTGAGTAACTCACCCCCCTCTAGCTGCAGTACTGGTACATAGCCCTTGGGGTTAACTCTATAAAAGTCGTCGCCGTTTTCCAGGGTATGCGTCTTTAGATCCACTTTGCAGAGTTCGAGATCAATACCCGCCTCCAGGGCGACGATATGTGGGGATAGAGAACAGGCTCCTGGCGCATAAAAGAGTTTCACGGTGACCCTCCTGAGTGGACTGTGCGGCATCGGGCAATATAGGCGCCTACTGGCTTCACAAGGCGCTATTTTTTGCGAATCCAGTGATCTAGGCTGAAGCGCCCAGCACCCGCGCAGGCGAGAATCAGGTAGCCTCCAGCAATGGTGATGTTCTTCATAAAGCTGGTCATCTCTGCGGGATCGCCTGGTGAGTAATGCACCATCCAGGCACTAGCCAGACAGAAGAGAAAAAGAATCACTGCGGAAAAGCGGGTAAAGAATCCGAGCAATATCGCCAGGCCACCGACCAGTTCTACGATAATCACCAAGGGAAGTAACAGGGCGGGGATTCCCATGGAAACCATAAAGGCTTCCGTCATTTTGTAGCCGCCGATCTTATTCCAGCCGGCAAAGATAAACAGCAGGGACATTAATACCCGCCCGACAAGTTTAGAGGTATCACATAACAGGGGATGATGTGCCACGGCCTTCTCTCTTCTTTAACTGTTACATTGGGCTCTACCTGATGCCTCCAGTGTAGTTGGGAAGCCATATCGAAATGGGGGCGATGCCGACAGCAATGTATTCCACTAAGAGAAACTTGCACCGCAATTGAGAGTCAGACGAGGCGGAAATTAACGAATGACAGTTTCGGCAGGCGCGGAAAAGTTGTTGTAGATATAAATAGAAAATGCGGTTGTACCGCACTGAGGAGCCGTTACAATTGCGCGCCCCCAACCAGGGCGCAGCCGGCGGTATCTATACCTGACACCCCTGTGCCCAGAGCCCTGTCAGGGAAACTCGAGTGGGCCCCTGCGCGACTACACTAACGGCACACTCAGCAACTGATAATTTCGCCCGTAAAAGCATCGCTTTTGAGGGGTGGGCAAGGCCCCGCAATTCTTATCCCTGGAGTCCACGCACGGCATGGAAGTCTATTACACCTTTTGTTTTCTTGCCGCGGTGTCGGTCTTTCTCGGTTTCCTAAATCAGTATGTGCTGCGTGCGCAAACCACAATTGCCATCACCACTGGGGCCCTGGCCTTGTCGCTCATTGTCACCGGCCTGGGCAAATTGGGGATAGTGGAGTTGCGCACCTGGGCCGACCAACTGCTGCCGTTGCTTAACCTGGAAGACATCCTACTCAAGGGAATGCTGGGCTTCCTGCTCTTCGCCGGCAGTTTGCATATCGACCTGTTGGAATTGCGCAATCAAAAACTGGAAATTGGCTTGCTGGCAATCGTTGGTACTTTGATTTCCACCTTTGCGGTGGGCGGCCTACTGTATTGGTTCCTCATGTTGATCAATATGCCGGTAGCCTTCATTTACTGCCTGTTATTCGGTGCCTTGATCTCCCCCACCGACCCCATCGCCGTATTGGCCATTATGAAAAACCTCAAGGCACCGGAGCAGGTTTCCATTCAGGTGGAAGGGGAATCCCTGTTCAACGATGGCTTCGGTATTGTGGTATTTGCAGTAATTTACGCGGTGGCTTTCGAAGGGGGGCAACCAACTGTACCGGCAGTGGCAGAGCTATTCGTGCTGGAAGCGATTGGGGGGATTCTGCTCGGCTTGATTATCGGAGGGCTGTTCCACTGGCTGATCTGTTGCACCGACGACCACAGCCTGGAGCTGTTGCTCACTCTGGTCATTCCAACTGCCGGATTCTCATTGGCCAATATCCTCGGTGTCTCCGGTGCCCTGGCGATGGTAGTGAGCGGAATTATTATCGGCAACTTCACCCGCGAGCGCGGCTTTTCCAGGGTGAGCCAGCACGAACTGGATAACTTCTGGAATATC
The DNA window shown above is from Microbulbifer variabilis and carries:
- a CDS encoding GNAT family N-acetyltransferase produces the protein MLIRNAKPSDIPELLEMMRGLAKFEGYLDKFKVTEEELNNRLFKRADFQCLVAEDSGVAIGYLVFYALPFTYDLTPWLWIKELYVVGNKEYRRKGVGRALMGFLIKEAYERGSAKIKWEVLSTNVDAQAFYQQLGGAPEQKWQIWSLSI
- the hexR gene encoding transcriptional regulator HexR translates to MKPAEVTQRISEQLSSMRKSERKVAEYILANPDEIIHMRIVDLATEAQVSEPTVVRFCRAVGCSGFQEFKLNLAQQLASSPSFGQIAVTETDTIAEYKRKVFDSTVDTLLKVRDRIDDRALEAAVTAMAASKRVEFFGFGASGAVAADAQHKFFRLQLATAAHSDHHIQNMSAMSMQPGDVVVAISQSGRTKALLRSMSMAKEQGALVVGLAPSGSPVAQQASIPLEVDVEEDIEIYTPLSSRIAHLVVIDVLAIGVAQRKGPQLQEHLLKLKQGLYTLREDKH
- a CDS encoding helix-turn-helix domain-containing protein, yielding MDKGKAKRVAILVHHQVALFELGCATELFCLPRPCTDTLYEGEVVSFTAKAQLGLGGVSLQCRQVSSLMDYDLLVVPSWPTTPQTKGCSLQSVYAAVEAFAAERRQILTFCSGAFLPAEIGLLDGRQATTHWRYANTFKKRFPKVEYVGDVLYVWQDKLACSAGSSAAIDLGIEYLRRSHGYELANSVAKRLVMAPHRQGGQAQFVETPVSKRPDHFAGALDWALANLDKPIMVGDLAKQAHLSRRSFDRKFRQSMGLAPKEWLTQQRLRVAQKALESGSETIDHAAQVSGFESSATLRHHFRKAFGISPGQYQRQFACPDKAEDMCRE
- a CDS encoding rhodanese-like domain-containing protein; this encodes MSSAVSRIAPASSQKALQHFQELMAFEADCWDVHHALTNGRQDFVLLDVRGEEAFRQGHILGAESLPYQHINKELVSRYLDSTLFVVYCAGPHCNATEKAAVRLAKLGLPVKKMIGGITGWIDEGFKLVGEKETISA
- a CDS encoding multidrug effflux MFS transporter, yielding MTSTALSAEQKAPRWLVVWLAALVSLTPFSIDSYLPAIPAMAGALDTEVERVQYSVSSFLLGFALGQLFGGPLSDRWGRRLVGTIGLCIYIVSSLLILFADHVDQLIILRFFQAVGGGFATVICAAIVRDLHSGREAAKIISMISTIMLIAPLIAPVIGSLLLAVGGWQSIFVFLLLYAAAMLLLVRLLLPETVSRFTRARRQLMPLASLISTYGQVLRNRRALGFLGAQACVSGSMFIYITTAPFVFMDYFSVSPSRFPLFFGACILGLICMVQVNIRLLNLFQPRNILLAGVTLQMLGCGLLLLGTLTGIKELTLWMVPLVLVMSCIGITGPNAAACYLEFFPKISGSANALYGATIFITGGVLGGLVSSLHTGTLVPIAASMFGCAVVALFSTLVIAQARKPIDSDIPITRRFTPR
- the gstA gene encoding glutathione transferase GstA — protein: MKLFYAPGACSLSPHIVALEAGIDLELCKVDLKTHTLENGDDFYRVNPKGYVPVLQLEGGELLTEGVAIMQFLAEQKPDAGLAPPLGTLDHYRLLEWLNFISAEVHKSFLPLFWKGTEEEKKKARERILRRMDYIEEQLQNDYLLGNSLSVVDAYLYLINRWLKVQDFDMTRWPRLQAFQERMAARPAVQHALQEENLS
- a CDS encoding TRAP transporter substrate-binding protein gives rise to the protein MKKVNWYPAIILGLIALLVITFAALVTSRVAQGPAQHFSDNGNKELFEWKLVTTWPKNFPGLGQAPERFAKNVELMSSGRLKIKVYGAGELVPALGIFGAVSEGAAQMGHGAAYYWKGKIPAAQFFTAVPFGLNAQEMNGWLHHGGGLELWKEIYEPFNLIPLAGGSTGVQMAGWFNKPINSVKDLQGLKMRIPGLGGEVLNRAGGTAVTIPGGELYTALQTGVIDATEWVGPYNDLAFGFHQVAEYYYYPGWHEPGSMMEFIVNKKAFEKLPKDLQAIVRVAAREANQDMLDEYTARNNRALRELVETHGVKVKRLPDDVLAHLKQINTQLMQETANKDPEFARIYKAFKDFERDVRPYHQISEEAYYQARELDGESKKQE
- a CDS encoding DoxX family protein; this encodes MAHHPLLCDTSKLVGRVLMSLLFIFAGWNKIGGYKMTEAFMVSMGIPALLLPLVIIVELVGGLAILLGFFTRFSAVILFLFCLASAWMVHYSPGDPAEMTSFMKNITIAGGYLILACAGAGRFSLDHWIRKK
- a CDS encoding acyl-CoA thioesterase, coding for MSALSALDENPQPTGTLTLQTLAMPRDTNPQGDVFAGWLMSQMDLAGAILAQSIARGRVTTVAVGSMVFLRPVPVGSTVSCYAEAIEVGRSSIRTMVEVWLTRVDSGEQVKVTEGEFVFVAIDDRGHTRPLP
- the uvrD gene encoding DNA helicase II: MDVSQILDPLNDAQREAVAAAPGNQLVLAGAGSGKTRVLVHRIAWLMQVEGASPYSIMAVTFTNKAAREMRARIEELLGVNTFGMWVGTFHGLAHRLLKAHWQEAKLPQNFQILDSDDQLRLIKRVQADLGLDDKKWPPRETQWWIGAQKDEGLRPQYINAGADPWLQTMVRIYFAYEEACQRGGLVDFGELLLRAHELWLNNDSILAHYRRRFPHILVDEFQDTNTIQYAWLRLLAGEQCHITAVGDDDQSIYGWRGAKIENIQHFSTDLREVQTVRLEQNYRSTSTILNAANAVIANNSGRLGKELWTKGEEGEPIAVYAAYNEQDESRFIVERINDWVRDGNRRDSIAILYRSNAQSRVLEEGLLREQVPYRIYGGQRFYDRLEIKNALSYLRLISNRNDDTAFERVVNTPTRGIGARTVEMVRSFAREQGCSLWQAAKLMLQQRVLAARAGNALQSFLDLINQLAANAEDKELDAIAEDVIETSGLLEFHGKEKGEKGQTRVENLQELVTACRSFAGVDLPEGEEDEEEIPLLNQFLDSAALDAGEGQADEFEDAVQLMTLHSAKGLEFPLVFMAGVEENLFPHKMSAQEPGRMEEERRLCYVGITRAMCKLYITYAENRRLFGSETYNSPSRFIGEIPPNLVHEVRLKTEISRPLYQADYGKVGQFSDPAPDFDDLPPLALGGRVEHVRFGEGTVVQFEGNGPRTRVQVNFDDVGSKWLVVAMAKLQPL
- a CDS encoding cation:proton antiporter, whose product is MEVYYTFCFLAAVSVFLGFLNQYVLRAQTTIAITTGALALSLIVTGLGKLGIVELRTWADQLLPLLNLEDILLKGMLGFLLFAGSLHIDLLELRNQKLEIGLLAIVGTLISTFAVGGLLYWFLMLINMPVAFIYCLLFGALISPTDPIAVLAIMKNLKAPEQVSIQVEGESLFNDGFGIVVFAVIYAVAFEGGQPTVPAVAELFVLEAIGGILLGLIIGGLFHWLICCTDDHSLELLLTLVIPTAGFSLANILGVSGALAMVVSGIIIGNFTRERGFSRVSQHELDNFWNITEDFLNGLLFLLVGLFLITIDLRPADYLLMVAGIVIVLMARVLAVGVPFLYLKRRRSYHPYTNRILIWGGLKGGLALALAMSIPSGSAFVQGQDLRYLWVVMTYGVVLFSIVVQGSTIAPLIRRSREFAEPESAPASDQQHTAN